The following coding sequences are from one Eucalyptus grandis isolate ANBG69807.140 chromosome 11, ASM1654582v1, whole genome shotgun sequence window:
- the LOC104425492 gene encoding VQ motif-containing protein 17: protein MEEMILREQPFMGNPSSTSTPSSALGIHRDSRSIAKVKPKIRIIHIFAPEIIKTDTANFRGLVQRLTGKSAASAANHQKSQKRKSSGLIIPKREGHQKIMPEKPIPRKMEQINLFHGFDPRERMKEEEGMMMMMVRGGGDGGGYLKDFADLDGFAYEMGGLPLLSADASQIPSFEAAHHHHHHHQHHVSS from the coding sequence ATGGAGGAGATGATCCTGAGAGAACAACCCTTTATGGGGAACCCAAGTTCGACCTCAACCCCATCATCTGCCCTAGGGATCCACAGAGACTCAAGATCAATTGCCAAAGTCAAACCTAAGATCAGGATAATCCACATATTCGCCCCGGAGATCATAAAGACCGACACCGCCAACTTCCGGGGCCTCGTGCAACGCCTCACAGGGAAGTCCGCTGCCAGCGCTGCCAACCATCAGAAGAGCCAGAAAAGGAAGTCATCCGGGCTCATCATCCCTAAAAGAGAAGGGCATCAAAAGATCATGCCTGAGAAGCCGATACCAAGGAAGATGGAGCAGATTAACCTGTTTCATGGGTTCGACCCAAGGGagaggatgaaggaggaagaagggatgatgatgatgatggtgagaggtggaggagatggaggtggGTACTTGAAGGATTTTGCAGACTTGGACGGTTTCGCGTATGAGATGGGAGGTTTGCCTCTGTTGTCTGCGGATGCTTCTCAAATCCCCTCCTTTGAAGCAGCtcatcaccaccatcaccatcaccagcACCACGTCTCCTCATGA